One window of the Hippocampus zosterae strain Florida chromosome 8, ASM2543408v3, whole genome shotgun sequence genome contains the following:
- the LOC127605344 gene encoding centrosomal protein of 135 kDa-like isoform X2, whose protein sequence is MESSAERKFVNLRRRLDQLGYRHPLGIENLPLVEKLFSDLVHTTESLRNAKLSAKSEKQSQNCDVLLEPYRADNARLVRENNQLHIDLLKVKEEMEHVTRELKSRIRKLDHDMCDLRFLNNQYAHKIRCLEKDSKAKAECILQLQEKNLQAVVQTPGGKKRSIAFRRQRMQTDELIPPPATSGYPVAQPDDPYIADLLQLADNRIVELQDEVTKVTSELDESHECMQLLNTQVSERDQEIDRLNRVLHGGRPLDVVSLEAENASNEKLIAHLSLQVEYLQESNKALEQKELTHIDGLAKRMEMDKERALEMADLELRNNKEVIQGQQEVIDDLEEKLKKISAELSERDFEKGSQEEQLLELRRQNEALEGTLDFLEAEKIRLQDKVEKMMAADKEMVLELEALRAKHGVCGRERSPSRLDAFVKSLEEERDRYRQEAEHCRRVRGTGSPARSPGRGRIPAGKGGAAESDLLTLGKERDELKAALQDVEVHMEDIQTNVKALTSERDHFKVMFYQAQEQLKDTRQSSSTSDDVLNLKEELRLAESKILKVKAERDLLMEEFQVGQPSALPNGHGQEKRILDMQNGIHILEQENLELRSQLFALKDSKRDMEQKLDVQSSALLQNAEETAQHRKMASALRLQQEQMKCSLSELQQKLSVKTSELHAANEQMEIQDETIGMLRQQVAKHKQEAERLQHSFSALDKEKDGLQDEVDQKAEKLVVLQEELENKAKTLEDVRHTVTAMDKSVAQLQGALNSREREIASLRKQLDEALMEVAGLQKTKEITVREKRRLQDDLTTMTRENQAVTVEMEEALRERDELKLRVHSYISAVAKIENLLQKKDQENLDLLERYRAAHLDVEERERRLQQIEELKNSIRLELLSSDAERRHLRETVGNKELEIQQNIQALQAYEGKVSTLARTMARLEEELHKAQEEKATLSSDLASVRELCVKLDSAKELTVRQVTSKSMELERVEAELEDVRSEAQLLKKQLTSERLAVQNLEKLLSTNRQKEFQTHLTASEKESELKVLRDRLTLADNKNTEHARDVSNLRNKVCQLQTEMDVLNRQLTSERFERERATQEMRRRGLSVSPLRSSSSLNVSTGSQCTSVTSSTPQSDN, encoded by the exons ATGGAGAGCAGCGCTGAGAGGAAATTCGTTAACTTGAGGAGGCGTTTGGACCAGCTGGGCTACAGGCATCCTCTGGGGATTGAAAACCTGCCGCTCGTTGAGAAGCTTTTCAG TGATCTGGTTCACACAACCGAAAGCCTGCGCAATGCCAAACTCTCGGCAAAGTcagaaaaacaaagccaaaattGTGACGTCCTCCTCGAGCCCTACAGAGCAGATAATGCAAGGCTGGTCAGGGAGAACAACCAGCTTCATATTGACCTCCTCAAGGTGAAGGAGGAGATGGAGCACGTAACTCGAG AGCTGAAAAGCCGCATCAGAAAACTGGACCATGACATGTGCGACCTGAGGTTCTTGAATAATCAGTACGCGCACAAGATCCGCTGCCTGGAGAAGGACAGCAAAGCCAAGGCTGAATGCATTCTGCAGCTGCAGGAGAAGAACCTGCAAGCTGTGGTGCAGACGCCAG GTGGGAAAAAGCGTAGCATCGCTTTCCGACGTCAGAGAATGCAGACCGATGAGCTCATTCCTCCACCTGCGACATCTGGGTATCCCGTGGCTCAACCTGATGATCCATACATAGCAGATCTCCTACAATTGGCTGATAACag GATTGTTGAGCTGCAGGATGAAGTCACAAAAGTCACATCGGAGCTCGACGAGTCCCATGAATGCATGCAACTCCTAAACACCCAA GTTAGTGAGAGGGACCAAGAGATAGACCGTCTCAACCGCGTTCTTCATGGAGGCCGACCTCTCGATGTTGTCTCTTTGGAGGCTGAGAACGCCAGCAATGAGAAACTGATCGCCCACCTCAGCCTTCAG GTCGAATACCTGCAAGAGAGCAATAAGGCGCTGGAGCAGAAG GAGCTGACACACATCGATGGCCTGGCCAAGCGGATGGAGATGGATAAGGAGAGAGCGTTGGAAATGGCCGACCTGGAGTTGCGTAATAATAAA GAAGTTATTCAAGGTCAACAAGAAGTCATTGACGATTTGGAggagaaactgaaaaaaataagcgCG GAGCTTTCTGAGCGGGACTTTGAAAAAGGCTCTCAAGAAGAGCAGCTGCTGGAGCTGCGTCGGCAGAACGAGGCATTGGAGGGAACGCTGGACTTCCTGGAAGCGGAGAAAATCAGACTGCAGGACAAAGTGGAGAAGATGATGGCTGCCG ACAAAGAGATGGTGCTGGAGCTGGAAGCTTTGCGAGCCAAACACGGCGTCTGCGGCAGGGAACGCTCGCCGTCGCGCCTGGACGCTTTCGTCAAGAGTCTTGAGGAGGAGCGGGACCGCTACCGTCAGGAAGCCGAACACTGCAGACGAGTCCGGGGAACCGGCAGCCCCGCTCGtagtccgggccggggcaggatTCCAGCTGGCAAG GGAGGCGCTGCAGAGTCGGACTTGCTCACTTTGGGGAAGGAGCGAGACGAGCTGAAGGCGGCTCTGCAGGATGTGGAGGTGCACATGGAGGACATCCAGACCAACGTGAAAGCtctcacttctgagagagaccaCTTCAAAGTTATGTTTTACCAG GCGCAAGAGCAGCTGAAGGACACCCGTCAAAGCTCAAGCACGTCCGATGACGTCTTGAACCTGAAAGAGGAACTGAGGTTGGCAGAAAGTAAAATCCTGAAGGTTAAGGCAGAGCGAGACTTGCTGATGGAGGAGTTTCAG GTTGGCCAACCTTCGGCTCTGCCAAATGGACATGGGCAAGAAAAGCGGATACTAGACATGCAGAATGGCATTCACATT CTGGAACAGGAGAACTTAGAGCTGCGCTCGCAGCTCTTTGCGCTAAAGGACAGCAAGCGGGACATGGAGCAGAAACTGGACGTCCAGTCAAGTGCGCTGCTTCAAAACGCCGAAGAGACGGCGCAGCACAGGAAAATGGCTTCTGCGTTGAG GCTGCAACAGGAGCAGATGAAGTGTTCGCTGTCTGAGCTCCAACAAAAGCTGTCTGTGAAGACCTCCGAGCTGCACGCCGCTAACGAACAGATGGAAATTCAGGATGAGACCATAG GGATGTTGCGTCAGCAGGTGGCCAAGCACAAGCAAGAGGCGGAACGGCTTCAGCACTCATTCTCTGCGCTGGATAAGGAGAAGGATGGCCTGCAAGATGAGGTGGATCAAAAAGCAGAGAAGCTGGTTGTTCTTCAGGAGGAACTTGAAAACAAG GCAAAGACACTTGAGGATGTTAGGCACACAGTCACAGCAATGGACAAATCTGTGGC TCAACTGCAGGGGGCGCTAAATAGCCGCGAGAGGGAGATCGCCAGTCTCCGGAAACAGCTCGACGAAGCCTTGATGGAGGTGGCGGGACTACAGAAAACCAAAGAGATCACAGTCAGGGAGAAGAGGAGGCTTCAAGATGACCTGACGACGATGACCAGAGAGAACCAA GCGGTCACCGTGGAGATGGAGGAGGCTTTGCGTGAGCGCGACGAGCTGAAACTGAGAGTGCACTCTTACATCAGCGCGGTGGCCAAAATTGAGAACCTGTTGCAGAAAAAG GATCAGGAGAACCTGGACCTGCTGGAGCGCTACCGCGCGGCCCACTTGGACGTGGAGGAGCGGGAGCGCAGGCTGCAGCAGATTGAGGAGCTGAAGAACTCCATCCGCCTGGAGCTCCTGTCGTCCGACGCCGAACGCCGGCACCTGCGTGAAACCGTCGGCAACAAGGAGCTTGAGATCCAGCAG aATATCCAAGCTCTGCAGGCGTACGAGGGCAAAGTGTCAACGCTGGCCCGAACCATGGCCCGACTTGAGGAGGAGCTGCACAAGGCCCAGGAGGAGAAAGCGACTCTCTCCTCCGATTTGGCCTCGGTCAGGGAGCTTTGCGTCAAGCTGGACTCTGCCAAGGAGCTCACCGTGCGACAGGTCACATCCAAGAGCATGGAACTCGAGAGG GTGGAAGCAGAGCTGGAGGACGTGCGCTCCGAAGCGCAGCTGCTGAAAAAGCAACTGACCAGCGAGCGGCTGGCAGTGCAAAATCTGGAGAAATTGCTGTCCACCAATCGCCAAAAGGAGTTCCAGACGCACCTGACGGCCAGCGAGAAGGAGTCCGAGCTCAAGGTCCTGCGCGACAGGCTCACCCTGGCCGACAACAAGAA CACCGAGCACGCGAGGGACGTGTCCAACCTGCGCAACAAAGTCTGTCAGCTGCAGACCGAGATGGACGTCCTCAACAGACAGCTGACGTCAGAGCGCTTTGAACG CGAGAGGGCCACGCAGGAGATGAGGCGGCGAGGCCTGTCCGTGTCTCCGCTGCGGAGCTCGTCGTCGCTCAACGTCTCGACAGGTTCGCAGTGCACGTCCGTCACCAGCTCCACTCCACAGTCAGACAATTAA
- the LOC127605344 gene encoding centrosomal protein of 135 kDa-like isoform X1, with translation MESSAERKFVNLRRRLDQLGYRHPLGIENLPLVEKLFSDLVHTTESLRNAKLSAKSEKQSQNCDVLLEPYRADNARLVRENNQLHIDLLKVKEEMEHVTRELKSRIRKLDHDMCDLRFLNNQYAHKIRCLEKDSKAKAECILQLQEKNLQAVVQTPGGKKRSIAFRRQRMQTDELIPPPATSGYPVAQPDDPYIADLLQLADNRIVELQDEVTKVTSELDESHECMQLLNTQVSERDQEIDRLNRVLHGGRPLDVVSLEAENASNEKLIAHLSLQVEYLQESNKALEQKVEGLQQKSSSKVADLSLKNFELCQELTHIDGLAKRMEMDKERALEMADLELRNNKEVIQGQQEVIDDLEEKLKKISAELSERDFEKGSQEEQLLELRRQNEALEGTLDFLEAEKIRLQDKVEKMMAADKEMVLELEALRAKHGVCGRERSPSRLDAFVKSLEEERDRYRQEAEHCRRVRGTGSPARSPGRGRIPAGKGGAAESDLLTLGKERDELKAALQDVEVHMEDIQTNVKALTSERDHFKVMFYQAQEQLKDTRQSSSTSDDVLNLKEELRLAESKILKVKAERDLLMEEFQVGQPSALPNGHGQEKRILDMQNGIHILEQENLELRSQLFALKDSKRDMEQKLDVQSSALLQNAEETAQHRKMASALRLQQEQMKCSLSELQQKLSVKTSELHAANEQMEIQDETIGMLRQQVAKHKQEAERLQHSFSALDKEKDGLQDEVDQKAEKLVVLQEELENKAKTLEDVRHTVTAMDKSVAQLQGALNSREREIASLRKQLDEALMEVAGLQKTKEITVREKRRLQDDLTTMTRENQAVTVEMEEALRERDELKLRVHSYISAVAKIENLLQKKDQENLDLLERYRAAHLDVEERERRLQQIEELKNSIRLELLSSDAERRHLRETVGNKELEIQQNIQALQAYEGKVSTLARTMARLEEELHKAQEEKATLSSDLASVRELCVKLDSAKELTVRQVTSKSMELERVEAELEDVRSEAQLLKKQLTSERLAVQNLEKLLSTNRQKEFQTHLTASEKESELKVLRDRLTLADNKNTEHARDVSNLRNKVCQLQTEMDVLNRQLTSERFERERATQEMRRRGLSVSPLRSSSSLNVSTGSQCTSVTSSTPQSDN, from the exons ATGGAGAGCAGCGCTGAGAGGAAATTCGTTAACTTGAGGAGGCGTTTGGACCAGCTGGGCTACAGGCATCCTCTGGGGATTGAAAACCTGCCGCTCGTTGAGAAGCTTTTCAG TGATCTGGTTCACACAACCGAAAGCCTGCGCAATGCCAAACTCTCGGCAAAGTcagaaaaacaaagccaaaattGTGACGTCCTCCTCGAGCCCTACAGAGCAGATAATGCAAGGCTGGTCAGGGAGAACAACCAGCTTCATATTGACCTCCTCAAGGTGAAGGAGGAGATGGAGCACGTAACTCGAG AGCTGAAAAGCCGCATCAGAAAACTGGACCATGACATGTGCGACCTGAGGTTCTTGAATAATCAGTACGCGCACAAGATCCGCTGCCTGGAGAAGGACAGCAAAGCCAAGGCTGAATGCATTCTGCAGCTGCAGGAGAAGAACCTGCAAGCTGTGGTGCAGACGCCAG GTGGGAAAAAGCGTAGCATCGCTTTCCGACGTCAGAGAATGCAGACCGATGAGCTCATTCCTCCACCTGCGACATCTGGGTATCCCGTGGCTCAACCTGATGATCCATACATAGCAGATCTCCTACAATTGGCTGATAACag GATTGTTGAGCTGCAGGATGAAGTCACAAAAGTCACATCGGAGCTCGACGAGTCCCATGAATGCATGCAACTCCTAAACACCCAA GTTAGTGAGAGGGACCAAGAGATAGACCGTCTCAACCGCGTTCTTCATGGAGGCCGACCTCTCGATGTTGTCTCTTTGGAGGCTGAGAACGCCAGCAATGAGAAACTGATCGCCCACCTCAGCCTTCAG GTCGAATACCTGCAAGAGAGCAATAAGGCGCTGGAGCAGAAGGTGGAGGGACTGCAGCAGAAATCCTCCAGCAAAGTGGCCGACCTCTCTTTGAAAAACTTTGAACTGTGTCAGGAGCTGACACACATCGATGGCCTGGCCAAGCGGATGGAGATGGATAAGGAGAGAGCGTTGGAAATGGCCGACCTGGAGTTGCGTAATAATAAA GAAGTTATTCAAGGTCAACAAGAAGTCATTGACGATTTGGAggagaaactgaaaaaaataagcgCG GAGCTTTCTGAGCGGGACTTTGAAAAAGGCTCTCAAGAAGAGCAGCTGCTGGAGCTGCGTCGGCAGAACGAGGCATTGGAGGGAACGCTGGACTTCCTGGAAGCGGAGAAAATCAGACTGCAGGACAAAGTGGAGAAGATGATGGCTGCCG ACAAAGAGATGGTGCTGGAGCTGGAAGCTTTGCGAGCCAAACACGGCGTCTGCGGCAGGGAACGCTCGCCGTCGCGCCTGGACGCTTTCGTCAAGAGTCTTGAGGAGGAGCGGGACCGCTACCGTCAGGAAGCCGAACACTGCAGACGAGTCCGGGGAACCGGCAGCCCCGCTCGtagtccgggccggggcaggatTCCAGCTGGCAAG GGAGGCGCTGCAGAGTCGGACTTGCTCACTTTGGGGAAGGAGCGAGACGAGCTGAAGGCGGCTCTGCAGGATGTGGAGGTGCACATGGAGGACATCCAGACCAACGTGAAAGCtctcacttctgagagagaccaCTTCAAAGTTATGTTTTACCAG GCGCAAGAGCAGCTGAAGGACACCCGTCAAAGCTCAAGCACGTCCGATGACGTCTTGAACCTGAAAGAGGAACTGAGGTTGGCAGAAAGTAAAATCCTGAAGGTTAAGGCAGAGCGAGACTTGCTGATGGAGGAGTTTCAG GTTGGCCAACCTTCGGCTCTGCCAAATGGACATGGGCAAGAAAAGCGGATACTAGACATGCAGAATGGCATTCACATT CTGGAACAGGAGAACTTAGAGCTGCGCTCGCAGCTCTTTGCGCTAAAGGACAGCAAGCGGGACATGGAGCAGAAACTGGACGTCCAGTCAAGTGCGCTGCTTCAAAACGCCGAAGAGACGGCGCAGCACAGGAAAATGGCTTCTGCGTTGAG GCTGCAACAGGAGCAGATGAAGTGTTCGCTGTCTGAGCTCCAACAAAAGCTGTCTGTGAAGACCTCCGAGCTGCACGCCGCTAACGAACAGATGGAAATTCAGGATGAGACCATAG GGATGTTGCGTCAGCAGGTGGCCAAGCACAAGCAAGAGGCGGAACGGCTTCAGCACTCATTCTCTGCGCTGGATAAGGAGAAGGATGGCCTGCAAGATGAGGTGGATCAAAAAGCAGAGAAGCTGGTTGTTCTTCAGGAGGAACTTGAAAACAAG GCAAAGACACTTGAGGATGTTAGGCACACAGTCACAGCAATGGACAAATCTGTGGC TCAACTGCAGGGGGCGCTAAATAGCCGCGAGAGGGAGATCGCCAGTCTCCGGAAACAGCTCGACGAAGCCTTGATGGAGGTGGCGGGACTACAGAAAACCAAAGAGATCACAGTCAGGGAGAAGAGGAGGCTTCAAGATGACCTGACGACGATGACCAGAGAGAACCAA GCGGTCACCGTGGAGATGGAGGAGGCTTTGCGTGAGCGCGACGAGCTGAAACTGAGAGTGCACTCTTACATCAGCGCGGTGGCCAAAATTGAGAACCTGTTGCAGAAAAAG GATCAGGAGAACCTGGACCTGCTGGAGCGCTACCGCGCGGCCCACTTGGACGTGGAGGAGCGGGAGCGCAGGCTGCAGCAGATTGAGGAGCTGAAGAACTCCATCCGCCTGGAGCTCCTGTCGTCCGACGCCGAACGCCGGCACCTGCGTGAAACCGTCGGCAACAAGGAGCTTGAGATCCAGCAG aATATCCAAGCTCTGCAGGCGTACGAGGGCAAAGTGTCAACGCTGGCCCGAACCATGGCCCGACTTGAGGAGGAGCTGCACAAGGCCCAGGAGGAGAAAGCGACTCTCTCCTCCGATTTGGCCTCGGTCAGGGAGCTTTGCGTCAAGCTGGACTCTGCCAAGGAGCTCACCGTGCGACAGGTCACATCCAAGAGCATGGAACTCGAGAGG GTGGAAGCAGAGCTGGAGGACGTGCGCTCCGAAGCGCAGCTGCTGAAAAAGCAACTGACCAGCGAGCGGCTGGCAGTGCAAAATCTGGAGAAATTGCTGTCCACCAATCGCCAAAAGGAGTTCCAGACGCACCTGACGGCCAGCGAGAAGGAGTCCGAGCTCAAGGTCCTGCGCGACAGGCTCACCCTGGCCGACAACAAGAA CACCGAGCACGCGAGGGACGTGTCCAACCTGCGCAACAAAGTCTGTCAGCTGCAGACCGAGATGGACGTCCTCAACAGACAGCTGACGTCAGAGCGCTTTGAACG CGAGAGGGCCACGCAGGAGATGAGGCGGCGAGGCCTGTCCGTGTCTCCGCTGCGGAGCTCGTCGTCGCTCAACGTCTCGACAGGTTCGCAGTGCACGTCCGTCACCAGCTCCACTCCACAGTCAGACAATTAA